A genomic window from Solanum stenotomum isolate F172 chromosome 10, ASM1918654v1, whole genome shotgun sequence includes:
- the LOC125842258 gene encoding uncharacterized protein LOC125842258, with amino-acid sequence MLETQLCPTRVLSPFREESGDEELSVLPRHTKVIVTGNNRTKSVLLGLQGVVKKAVGLGGWHWLVLKNGVEVKLQRNALSVLEPPTGDEEEDDYDFDDSSSGSELGEKENHHFATGVVYRKVSKPRVRYTRPWALSGPPKTMNRGNCRDVETNYLQPRLNLAKLGTGSLWRYWRNFNLAHISPKPTKEQLLSAVQQHFSSQRVDEVQVVMEFIRAAKKLRSTDTH; translated from the exons ATGCTGGAGACTCAGCTATGTCCTACTCGGGTGTTATCACCTTTCCGCGAAGAGAGTGGAGATGAGGAGTTGTCTGTACTTCCGAGGCATACCAAAGTTATTGTGACGGGAAACAACAGAACCAAGAGTGTTTTGCTGGGGCTTCAGGGAGTTGTCAAGAAGGCTGTTGGGCTTGGTGGTTGGCATTGGCTG GTCTTGAAAAATGGGGTGGAAGTCAAGCTACAAAGAAATGCATTGAGTGTGCTAGAACCTCCCACGGGGGATGAAGAAGAGGACGATTATGACTTTGATGACTCGAGCAGTGGTTCAGAACTTGGTGAAAAAGAAAACCATCACTTTG CTACTGGTGTCGTATACAGAAAAGTGAGCAAGCCTAGAGTTCGATATACAAGGCCATGGGCCTTATCTGGACCACCAAAGACAATGAACCGTGGCAATTGCAGAGACGTTGAAACTAACTATTTGCAACCG AGGTTGAACTTGGCAAAACTCGGAACTGGTTCATTATGGAGGTACTGGAGAAACTTCAACCTT GCACATATTAGCCCTAAACCGACCAAAGAACAACTGCTTAGTGCTGTTCAGCAACACTTTTCGTCACAG CGAGTTGACGAGGTACAAGTGGTGATGGAATTTATCCGCGCAGCCAAGAAACTAAGATCAACTGACACACATTGA